The following proteins come from a genomic window of Synechococcus sp. NB0720_010:
- the thiS gene encoding sulfur carrier protein ThiS: MIEIRVNGETTSCPEGLNLVQMLEHLGYRPQLVVVEFNGEILPRARWAEQPVREADGLEVVTIVGGGS; the protein is encoded by the coding sequence ATGATTGAGATTCGGGTCAACGGCGAAACCACCAGCTGCCCGGAGGGCTTGAACCTGGTGCAGATGCTGGAACACCTCGGCTACCGCCCCCAACTGGTGGTGGTGGAGTTCAACGGCGAGATCCTGCCTCGCGCCCGCTGGGCTGAGCAGCCGGTTCGGGAAGCCGATGGTCTGGAGGTGGTCACCATCGTCGGCGGGGGTTCTTAG